CTCTTTACAATCTCAATTCTCCCTCCCTGTCCAAACCATCTTAATTCTCACTTGCATTTTCCTCTGGCTCCAGGAAGCACCCCCTTCTCAGGACATCCTGGTGTTTCTGACTGGTCAGGAAGAAATTGAAGCAATGACCAAAACCTGTCGAGATATCGCCAAGCATCTCCCTGATGGCTGCCCACAGATGATAGTGATGCCTCTTTATGCTTCTCTGCCCTACTCTCAACAGCTCCGTGTCTTTCAGCCTGCCCGCAAGGTGAGGGAATGTGATGGGTAAACAGGATgagtttgcttgcttgcttgcttctgtGAGCATTTGGAAGAAATGTGGAATTTAAGGGGTTAAAGCAGTCAGCAGTGATAGTAGGTAATAGTCTGCACTGTCCATTGACTTTAGGCTGAATGGTTCCAGTGTGATATAAGACAGTGCAACTGTGATGGTATGAACAGATGTATATGATAAGTCATCTGGGATCATAAAAAGAGGGAAGGATTAAGGGGAGTGAAAAGGGCAGAGGAGTTGAAATGTGCCCCATTTCAAAGGAATTTTATGTCCATATCACAAAAATCTAGAGCAGTTAATGAGAAAAACACTAAGAAAGCTAAAAACCTGGGCATATTTGGCAGGGCcatgagaaaaggaaattgtgCTGCATCAGGTCCTTTTGTACCTATTTGGCAGATAAATAAGAATACAGGCCTTGTACTTGTgccagaaatgaaacaaaaatggttTAAAGGCATATTGGTAACAGCTGTCCTGAGTGGTGTATTTTATTGCAAGTGTAAGCACATATTTTAGAAACTGATTTGAGATTATCTTAATTTATGAGAGCTGGCATAGCCAGCATAGTGTGTGGTCATAACATGCTGCAGTGATATGTAGGTTTGGCCCATGCTGGCCAAAAGTAGCAGTGTTTCTTCATTGCAGCTAATCTAAGGTGGCTTTTGACTGGCTttagtttgcttttccttccaggGCTGTCGCAAAGTGATCCTCTCCACCAACATTGCAGAAACCTCCATCACCATTGCGGGAATAAAATACATTGTGGACACGGGCATGGTCAAAGCAAAGAAGTACAGCCCTGGTGAGGAATTCTAAGGAATGATGCAGagattgttttcagttttgtagaAGTTACTTGAGGCAATGAGCCCCACTGAGAGCTGATTTAAAACACCCTCTGCACCATCTAAATTAATATCCTAGGTTGTAGGTGTGGATTTTGGCGTGGGTTTGGTTGTATTTTTGAGTACCAGCCATGTGGGGGGGTATAAAACCTGTCAAATACGAATCTCTTCTGTCGTGTGCTGTGTCCATGAAGTTAGCTTTGCTTCAGGGTTCTTACCGAGTAAAGTCTGAGCAGTATTTGAATGGCAGGCactgggattttttgttgttaatcCTGcctgtttttcaaagctgtgcTTTATACAGACATTGACTGAAGTGATGCTGTTCCATACACAGAAACTGGTCTGGAGATGCTGGCAGTCCAGCGGGTGTCGAAGGCCCAGGCTTGGCAACgcacagggagagcagggcGAGAGGACAGTGGGATCTGTTACCGGCTCTACACAGAGGACGAGTTTGAGAAGTTTGACAAAATGACAATACCTGAGATACAGAGGTGAGGACAGAACCCTGATACTGTCATACTTCTTGCCACGCCTTTTTTATGTACTGTTACAGATGGAGATGTGTAaagaactgaacagaaaaaatggaTCTAGGGTCTGGCTGGTTGACTTTTAAGAAAATTGAACTGTGGAGACTAAACAGATAAACTAGGAAGCATTTGCTCAGGGTGGATAGTTGGTCTCTGAGTCTGAATGCACGTGGGCAATAGTTCTTGACTTTCCTCCAAATCTTGGACTCGCCTCTTACCTTTCCTGGTTTAGGAATTAAGGCTTCACCAGCCAGCATTGCACTAGTCTCTGTCAAGTTGCAGCACGGATCTGAGGACTCCATCTCAGCTTATaggcaaagagaagaaaaaaagggatttttttttttttttttttttcctaaaaaaaggCGAGAGCAATCTTAGTTGTTTATTCTGCCTGTGCAGGTGTAACCTGGCCAGCGTGATGCTTCAGCTCCTGGCCCTGAGGGTTCCCAATGTGCTCACCTTTGACTTCATGTCCAAACCATCTCCTGGTAAGTGGTTACAAAGGcagccttggaaaaaaatgacaaataagtCAGAGGAATTTCTTAAAACTAATGTCTTCAGGCAGGCCATAGAAGATGGAGATGAAAGGTCAGAGCTGTGAAGGAGGAGCAGTCTTCTCTGCTGCATCTTCTCCTGGTGGTCCAGAAGTCTCAGACTCATTCAGTGCTCACTGCTTGTGCTCAGTCTCATCAGAGCAGCCATAGTTACGGCAGAGAGCTGGAAATTATAGCTTCCAAACAGGACAGGGAGCGGTTCTGAGTCATAAAGAACATGAAGGTGTGGCTTGACTGCCAAGGAAAGCCGTAGAGAATCTCACACAGCCTCTGCTCAAAGCTAGAGGTGTCAGCTTTAGTTTTGCCTCTGTTTTTGCTACCTAAATTGGAAAAGGTAATTGTTCCACTGGATAGAGGGGGATAAATGATAGTTTGGGGCATTAATTTCTCTAAACAGAAAGTACTTGTCCCTCTGGCTAGGGGAAGGAGGCAGTGATGGTACCAGCTGATCCTTCGCAGCCCTCACAGCCTGAACATCCTTGTTTTGACAGATGCTGTTCAAGCAGCGATTGAGCAGCTGGACTTGCTGGGAGCTGTGGAACGAAAGAAAGATCAACTTGTCCTAACCCCTCTGGGAAGGAAGATGGCAGCCTTTCCACTGGAACCAAAGTTTTCTAAAGTAAAGGCTACAGAAAAATTAGCTGATTTTTATCTCATGTACTCTCCCCAGTACCACTGgcatttcccttttaaaactctttaaacGAGGTCTGGAATTTGGGGTGCCTGCAGCTGTACTAGCATATTTGCTATACATTAGTGAAGCACAGCTTTATttacagcagctgtgctggtttgCTTGTCATTTGTTTAATTCAGGGAGATTTTTTAAGAgataatttatttcctctggCACCTCTGAAGCTGAAACGAGACTAATTGCCTTGCAATTTCCTGGATGGCTGGTAGCACTGCTGAGCAGTTTCATGAGGTGTCTGATGCTGTAGTTGATTTTGGTCACCATGTTTGTACTGTAAATGAACTTGCCAGTCTCAGGAACAAGCATGACAATTGTTGTTAAAGGTGTGTGGTGGGTCCGTAGAAGGACTTACAGTTGTCTCTAGGTCCAACTGTTTATGAAATTGTCCTAAACAGTGCTTGGTAAAGTTCCTGGGCTGCCAGTGAGCAGAAAAGTCTGCCCATCTGAAGTGGATTTGGTCGACCAAagatcagttttgttttgtgatttgCAGACCATCCTCGTGTCCCCCAAGTTCCACTGTACAGAAGAGATCCTGACCATCGTGTCCCTGTTATCAGTGGACAGTGTCCTTTACAATCCCCCTGCCAGGCGGGATGAAGTGCAATCcatcaggaagaaattcatCTCCAGTGAAGGGGATTATCTTACCCTGCTCAGCGTGTACAGGGCCTTCAAAAATGTTGGTGGCAACAAGGTAGGATGCTTCTGGGGATGCCAGTGCTGTCTGAGCTCGTGGTGGTGAGGAGCTTTTTTTGGCATACAGTGGAGTGATGTCTGCATCTTTCATGGCTAATGAAGTATGCATCCTTCTAAAGCAAGGAGAAGAGAGGGCCTACACAGCCTTTACAACTGGGTAATTGGAGAAAGCTGTTTGAGTGCCAAAGGTTCCTCCAGAAAGCCGTACCAAAACTCATTATCAAAGCTTCCTGAGGCCAGTTCTGTAatcagagccttctcttccttccctggtTCCAGCTGGAAACAGGAGGGAGCTTGAGAGTGTTGAGACTTTCTGATAAATACCTAAACGTGCTTTTTGGCAGGATTCTTTGCAAAAACACTGAGCATATTTGCAGGCAGATTTTGATTTATGCTACCCTATAAACTTGTCAGTTTTTATAGATCTCTAGGCTTGTGTACCCGTTCCTTGCAGCATCTGTCATTCTTATGTCATTTGTTTTCACCACCTGTGGGATAGCAAGCGTTGTTTTGCAGCACTCAGTGGTCTTGCAGAGCAATTCTGAGCGGGAAGAGAACAACATGCTGTTTCTTAGCACTGTGGGAGGGAATGTACACAGAGGAGAGTAATCAGGAGTAGAAATATGGCCAGGAAATGGGTTAGCACCTTTTCTCTGACAAAGATTTTGTGCTTGGAGGATTCTACTTTTCACGGTGTCCAAGGACTGCCGTGCTGCTTGGGTGAAGAAATGGCCCCTTCTAACTGCTTGTGTCTCTGCTGCAGGTATGGTGCCGAGAGAACTTTGTCAACTGCAGGAACATGATGCTTGTGTTAGATGTCAGAGCTCAGCTCAGGGACATTTGTGTAAAGGTAACTTGTTGCTATACTGTATTTCTCTGTTTCacctctttgtctttttttgtttgttcccaAACTGATTTTGCTGCGTAATAGGTCCTGGGAGTGAGAAAATGTGGTTACATTTCCAGTCTCCCGTGAATAGTCAGGTAAAATTCCTGAGTCTGTAGCTGCATCCCAGAATCTCAGAGCTGCAGGGCTCACTGTGTCAAGGAGACGTGGAGAAGCAGAGCTCTGGCTCTGGGAAAGCCTCTCAGGTAGAGGACAGTTTTTCCTAGCGGGTTTTGCTGCTCTAGCGTAGATGTGACTGTGCTGTGTGTGCCACTGAGTGATGTCAGCCTCAGCAGCCCATGCTGACTGGCTTCTTCACAGAGCCAGGCATTCAGTTGGACAGCAGCTTTCACATCAGCGCTGTCCCTGCCAGTCACAGAGCGTAAGGCGCAGCGTGGGAGCTGCTGCTAAATCGCTTGCAGCCAGTATGTGACACGGAAGCCACCGTTTGGCATCCCTGTCCCACTGCAAATGCTAGTTGGCCTAAAACTTGCTCCCAGAAGGAAAGTCTCAATCCATTCCATGGCACATCTTTTGTTTGCTATTAGTCTGGATTAGCCTGAGGTCTTCCTGAGCTGAATTCCTAGCGGTCCTTTTGTATTTCCCATGCTAGCAGGGTTTCTGACCCAACAGTGCCGTGGGGCTGCGCATATGTACTCGCTTACTCTTATGTCTCTCGCTGCTGAACAGCTGTCGATGCCCATCGAGTCCTCCCGCTCAGACACTGGGAACATCCGCCGCTGCCTGGCTCACAGCCTTTTCATGAACGCCGCGGAGCTGCAGCTGGATGGCACCTACAGGACAGTGGACTCTCACCAGCTGGTGGCCATCCACCCCTCCTCTGTGCTCTTCCACTGCAAGCCCGCCTGCGTGGTTTACAATGGGCTGCTTCACACCAACAAGTGCTACATGCGGGACCTGTGCGTGGTCGATGCAGACTGGCTGTATGACGCAGCACCTGACTATTTCCGCAGGAAGCTCCGAACAGCCAAGAACTGACCTCTGAGTCTGGAGCCAACAGGGCCAGGGTTTTTAGGCTCACCCTAAAagattcctttttgttttgtagtgAATATATGGGAGCAGTAGAGCTTTGCCTTGCAAATCAGGTAAAAACCCTACAGGAAAACAGCTTCTCTATGACAGCCAGACCTCACAATCTCTGTGGCTTAGAACAATCGTTTTTAACAGTTAATCCATAAAAGGGGAACGTAGTACTCTGTGCGTGTATGTGATAAATCTATATGGGGGGCGATGGGACGGGACAGGGAGCTGATATCAGATTCCAGTTTTTAACacttactgaagtttaacaggCTTGTATGTAAGGAAGTTAAATCCTAAGAGCTCTTCTGAGCAGACTTGCTCTTTTTGATGACTATGCTTGTATCCTCAGCAGGTTTTATTggggggggaaaaggagaagatgttttaaatgtctacatacaggggaaaaaaatgcctttttttactatttctaGAAGGGAGGTTCTACTGTCTTTCACCTCATCAAACATCTTTCTGCCTGCGTGTCATGTTCACAGTCTTATTTGGGACCATATGAAGGCCAGTAGTGGGAATGCCTGCTTGCACAAGGCCTTTGCTGCTTGTGTCTAAGCCTCAGGGGCTGGCAGTGGTTTCTTGGAGTGGTTGTCCAGCTGCCTGCATGTTTGGCGTCATCTTTGTTGACCCTTTTGCTGTTAGGGCGTGGTCTTCCTCAGCAGATACTTCTGGCTTTTCTGACTCTTACCCGTGCAGTTCTAGCTTTGGAGTTGGCACGCCATCCACAACAGCTAATCAGGCTAACTTGAGGAAGACTGAGCAAAATGAGAATGAAGATGTGGTTT
This genomic interval from Falco peregrinus isolate bFalPer1 chromosome 2, bFalPer1.pri, whole genome shotgun sequence contains the following:
- the DHX33 gene encoding ATP-dependent RNA helicase DHX33, with amino-acid sequence MPQAGGQPPAKRLRAALPPRPAMLPAPPAPRRVPPHADSQRRSLPIFQARGKLLSQLRALDSAILIGETGSGKTTQIPQYLYEVGIGRQGIIAVTQPRRVAAIALSTRVSDEKKTQLGKLVGYTVRFDDLTSDETRIKFLTDGMLLREAIGDPMLRKYSVVILDEAHERTIHTDVLFGVVKAAQKKRKELGKLPLKVIVMSATMDVDQFSQYFNGAPVLYLEGRQHPIQIFYTKRPQSDYLQAALVSVFQIHQEAPPSQDILVFLTGQEEIEAMTKTCRDIAKHLPDGCPQMIVMPLYASLPYSQQLRVFQPARKGCRKVILSTNIAETSITIAGIKYIVDTGMVKAKKYSPETGLEMLAVQRVSKAQAWQRTGRAGREDSGICYRLYTEDEFEKFDKMTIPEIQRCNLASVMLQLLALRVPNVLTFDFMSKPSPDAVQAAIEQLDLLGAVERKKDQLVLTPLGRKMAAFPLEPKFSKTILVSPKFHCTEEILTIVSLLSVDSVLYNPPARRDEVQSIRKKFISSEGDYLTLLSVYRAFKNVGGNKVWCRENFVNCRNMMLVLDVRAQLRDICVKLSMPIESSRSDTGNIRRCLAHSLFMNAAELQLDGTYRTVDSHQLVAIHPSSVLFHCKPACVVYNGLLHTNKCYMRDLCVVDADWLYDAAPDYFRRKLRTAKN